One segment of Mycolicibacterium baixiangningiae DNA contains the following:
- a CDS encoding NAD(P)/FAD-dependent oxidoreductase, which yields MTEKSNAVPKTNVVVIGGGYAGVIAANHLRVNGDIAVTLVNPRPRFVERIRLHQLVTGSDDAVVEFGDVLGADVRLVVDSAHRIDAAAQRVELASGDMLDYDYLIYAVGSTGASLTVPGAAEFAYPIAEFEHGEPLRAAMADVRRGDPITVVGAGPTGIETAAELGEEGHAVTLVCGGVLGPYLSAPARKSVARRMRKLGVTVVDGPDAKVGEVRERSVVLADGRELSSTLTIWTAGFGVPDLAARSGLATDALGRLLTDETLTSIDSPRIVAAGDAAAPSNSPLRMSCQAAIPLGAQAANTVLSRIAGTEPTPINQAFTGQCISLGRKAGTIQVAHLDDRVTPLYIGGRAAATIKEAVCKGTITFLSREARKPGSYFWLKGGKRAERLALDDHDAPVS from the coding sequence ATGACCGAGAAGAGCAACGCCGTACCGAAGACCAACGTCGTGGTGATCGGCGGCGGATACGCCGGCGTCATCGCCGCCAACCACCTGCGCGTCAACGGTGACATCGCCGTCACGCTGGTCAACCCCAGGCCGCGGTTCGTCGAGCGCATCCGGCTGCATCAACTCGTCACCGGATCCGATGACGCGGTCGTGGAGTTCGGCGACGTGCTCGGAGCGGACGTCCGGCTGGTGGTCGATTCGGCGCACCGGATCGACGCGGCGGCCCAGCGGGTCGAACTGGCCTCCGGCGACATGCTCGACTACGACTACCTGATCTACGCGGTCGGCAGCACGGGTGCGTCGCTCACCGTGCCCGGCGCCGCCGAATTCGCCTATCCCATCGCCGAATTCGAGCACGGCGAACCGCTGCGCGCGGCCATGGCCGACGTCCGTCGCGGAGACCCGATCACGGTCGTCGGCGCCGGGCCCACCGGCATCGAGACCGCCGCCGAGCTGGGCGAGGAAGGCCACGCCGTCACCCTGGTCTGCGGCGGTGTGCTCGGGCCGTACCTCAGCGCCCCCGCACGCAAGTCCGTTGCGCGACGGATGCGCAAACTGGGCGTGACCGTCGTCGACGGCCCCGACGCCAAGGTCGGCGAAGTCCGCGAACGCTCGGTCGTGCTGGCCGACGGCCGCGAACTGTCCAGCACGCTCACCATCTGGACCGCCGGATTCGGGGTGCCCGACCTGGCCGCCCGCAGCGGACTCGCCACCGACGCCCTCGGACGCCTGCTCACCGACGAGACGCTGACGAGCATCGACAGCCCGCGCATCGTGGCGGCGGGAGACGCTGCCGCGCCGTCGAACTCACCGTTGCGGATGAGCTGCCAGGCAGCGATCCCGCTCGGCGCGCAGGCCGCCAACACCGTGCTCAGCCGGATCGCCGGCACCGAACCCACCCCGATCAACCAGGCGTTCACCGGACAGTGCATCAGCCTGGGCCGCAAAGCGGGCACCATCCAGGTGGCGCACCTGGACGACCGGGTGACGCCGCTGTACATCGGTGGCCGCGCCGCGGCGACGATCAAAGAGGCCGTGTGCAAGGGCACGATCACGTTCCTGTCCCGCGAGGCGCGCAAGCCGGGGAGCTACTTCTGGCTCAAGGGCGGCAAGCGCGCCGAGCGGCTCGCCTTGGATGACCACGATGCGCCGGTGTCGTGA
- a CDS encoding DUF1330 domain-containing protein has translation MSEPTGIGPLPLPALTEFASDQPVVMVNLLKFAEPDGLESYQRYGAAVAPFLERVGASIVYGGTSPAFVIGDEGSPWWDAILAVRYPTPSAFLEMVTSEEYNAIHVHRAQALERAELIATAQWPVTES, from the coding sequence ATGAGTGAACCGACCGGCATCGGCCCGCTGCCGCTGCCCGCGCTGACCGAGTTCGCGTCCGACCAGCCGGTCGTGATGGTGAACCTGCTCAAATTCGCCGAACCCGACGGGCTCGAGAGCTACCAGCGTTACGGCGCCGCGGTCGCGCCGTTCCTCGAACGGGTCGGCGCGTCGATCGTGTACGGCGGCACCTCGCCGGCATTCGTCATCGGCGACGAGGGCAGCCCGTGGTGGGACGCCATCCTCGCGGTCCGGTACCCGACGCCGTCGGCCTTCCTCGAGATGGTCACCAGCGAGGAGTACAACGCCATCCACGTGCACCGGGCGCAGGCGCTGGAACGCGCGGAGCTGATCGCCACCGCGCAGTGGCCGGTCACCGAGTCCTAA
- the metG gene encoding methionine--tRNA ligase — MSTTLPGAGTRSPGAPFYITTAIAYPNGDPHVGHAYEYIATDAIARFKRLDGFDVRYLTGTDVHGQKMAETAATQGIPAAELAQRNSDVFQRLQEKLGISFDRFIRTSDADHYEACRDIWQRMNAAGDIYLDAYSGWYSVRDERFFTENETTLREDGVRIATETGAPVTWTEEQTYFFRLSAYTDRLLAHYEAHPEFIGPDARRNEVVSFVSGGLRDLSISRTTFDWGVPVPDHPDHVMYVWVDALTNYLTGVGYPDTSSEAFTRYWPADLHMIGKDIIRFHTVYWPAFLMSAGLELPRRIYAHGWLLNRGEKMSKSIGNVVDPVNLVDTFGLDQVRYFFLREVPFGQDGSYNEDAIIGRINADLANEFGNLAQRSLSMVAKNLGSAVPEPGEFTAEDLALLEAADALLDRVRGHFDDQAMHLALEAIWSVLGAANRYFSAQEPWVLRKSDSPDDQARFRTVLYTTLETVRIAALLTQPVMPESMATLLDLVGQPAEERTFTAVSERLNPGTALPKPVGVFPRYQVDEE, encoded by the coding sequence GTGAGCACCACCCTCCCCGGCGCGGGGACGCGCAGTCCAGGGGCCCCGTTCTACATCACCACCGCGATCGCCTATCCCAACGGTGACCCGCACGTCGGCCACGCCTACGAGTACATCGCCACCGACGCCATCGCCCGGTTCAAGCGGCTCGACGGATTCGACGTGCGCTACCTGACCGGCACCGACGTCCACGGGCAGAAGATGGCGGAGACAGCTGCGACGCAGGGCATCCCCGCCGCCGAACTGGCGCAGCGCAACTCCGATGTGTTCCAGCGGCTCCAGGAGAAGCTGGGCATCTCGTTCGACCGGTTCATCCGGACCTCCGATGCCGACCACTACGAGGCGTGCAGGGACATCTGGCAGCGGATGAACGCGGCAGGCGACATCTACCTGGACGCCTACTCCGGCTGGTACTCGGTGCGCGACGAACGGTTCTTCACCGAGAACGAGACGACGCTGCGCGAGGACGGTGTGCGGATCGCCACTGAGACCGGGGCCCCGGTGACATGGACCGAGGAGCAGACGTACTTCTTCAGGCTGTCGGCCTACACCGACCGCCTGCTCGCCCACTACGAGGCCCACCCGGAGTTCATCGGCCCCGACGCGCGGCGCAACGAGGTCGTCAGCTTCGTCTCCGGCGGGCTGCGCGACCTGTCGATCTCCCGCACCACCTTCGACTGGGGTGTGCCCGTGCCCGACCACCCCGACCACGTCATGTACGTCTGGGTCGACGCGCTGACCAACTACCTCACCGGCGTCGGCTACCCCGACACGTCCTCGGAGGCGTTCACCCGCTACTGGCCGGCCGATCTGCACATGATCGGCAAGGACATCATCCGGTTCCACACGGTCTACTGGCCGGCGTTCCTGATGTCGGCCGGCCTGGAACTGCCGCGCCGGATCTATGCGCACGGCTGGCTGCTCAACCGCGGCGAGAAGATGAGCAAGTCGATCGGCAACGTCGTCGACCCGGTGAACCTCGTCGACACCTTCGGACTCGACCAGGTGCGCTATTTCTTCCTGCGCGAGGTGCCGTTCGGCCAGGACGGCAGTTACAACGAGGACGCCATCATCGGCCGCATCAACGCCGACCTGGCCAACGAATTCGGCAACCTCGCGCAGCGGTCGCTGTCGATGGTGGCCAAGAACCTCGGCAGCGCCGTCCCGGAACCCGGCGAGTTCACCGCCGAGGACCTCGCCCTGCTCGAGGCCGCCGACGCGCTACTGGACCGAGTCCGAGGCCATTTCGACGACCAGGCGATGCACCTGGCGCTGGAGGCGATCTGGTCGGTGCTCGGGGCGGCCAACCGGTACTTCTCGGCTCAGGAGCCGTGGGTACTGCGCAAGTCCGACTCCCCCGACGACCAGGCCCGGTTCCGGACGGTGCTGTACACGACGCTGGAGACCGTGCGCATCGCCGCGCTGCTGACCCAGCCGGTGATGCCGGAGTCGATGGCCACGCTGCTCGATCTGGTCGGCCAACCGGCCGAAGAGCGCACCTTCACCGCCGTTTCGGAACGCCTCAACCCGGGCACCGCTCTGCCGAAGCCCGTCGGCGTGTTTCCGAGATACCAGGTGGACGAAGAATGA
- the rsmA gene encoding 16S rRNA (adenine(1518)-N(6)/adenine(1519)-N(6))-dimethyltransferase RsmA, protein MTIRLLGRTEIRRLAKDIDFRPRKSFGQNFVHDANTVRRIVSASGVHRHDHVLEVGPGLGSLTLALLDRGAHVTAVEIDPLLAQQLPTTIADHSHSEINRLTVLNQDILTLMPSDLENQPTALVANLPYNVAVPALLHLLAEFPTIRSVMVMVQAEVAERLAADPGGKDYGVPSAKVRFYGNVRRYGMVSPTVFWPIPRVYSGLVRIDRYETSAWPTDESFRAQVFDLIDIAFAQRRKTSRNAFAEWAGSGNESARRLLAASIDPSRRGETLAIADFVRLLQRSGESEEQVRVL, encoded by the coding sequence GTGACAATTCGGCTACTCGGGCGAACCGAGATACGCCGCTTGGCGAAAGACATCGACTTTCGCCCGCGCAAGTCGTTTGGGCAAAATTTCGTCCACGATGCCAACACCGTGCGCCGGATCGTTTCGGCCTCCGGTGTGCACCGGCATGACCACGTTCTCGAAGTGGGGCCGGGGCTCGGTTCGCTGACGCTGGCGCTGCTCGATCGCGGTGCTCATGTGACGGCAGTGGAGATCGATCCACTGCTCGCCCAACAGCTTCCGACGACGATCGCGGACCACTCGCACAGCGAGATCAACCGGCTGACGGTGCTCAACCAGGACATTCTGACGCTGATGCCGTCGGATCTGGAGAACCAGCCGACCGCGCTGGTCGCCAACCTGCCGTACAACGTCGCCGTGCCCGCGCTGCTGCATCTGCTCGCGGAGTTCCCGACGATCCGTTCGGTGATGGTGATGGTCCAGGCCGAGGTGGCCGAGCGGCTCGCCGCCGACCCCGGCGGCAAGGATTACGGCGTGCCGAGCGCGAAGGTGCGGTTCTACGGAAACGTCCGGCGGTACGGCATGGTCTCGCCGACGGTGTTCTGGCCCATCCCCCGGGTGTACTCGGGATTGGTCCGGATCGACCGGTACGAGACGTCGGCGTGGCCCACTGACGAAAGTTTCCGGGCCCAGGTTTTCGACCTGATCGACATCGCTTTCGCGCAGCGTCGCAAGACCTCGCGTAACGCGTTCGCCGAATGGGCCGGATCGGGCAACGAGTCGGCGCGCCGGCTGCTGGCGGCCAGCATCGATCCGTCGCGACGCGGTGAGACGCTTGCGATCGCGGATTTCGTCCGGTTGCTGCAGCGCTCGGGTGAATCCGAGGAGCAGGTCCGCGTCCTGTAG
- a CDS encoding TatD family hydrolase has protein sequence MVWGVSRSNRPAPPPPEPLAPLIDAHAHLDACGARDADGVRAALDRAGAVGVHAVVTIADDLAAARWATQAAEWDDRVYAAVALHPTRAESLTDDARIELERLAAHPRVVAVGETGMDLYWPGRLEGCAEPDAQREAFAWHIDVAKRTGKPLMIHNRDADAAVLDVLAAEGAPETVIFHCFSSDAQMARTCIDAGWLLSLSGTVSFRNAHALREAAQLIPGDQLLVETDAPFLTPHPYRGAPNEPYCLPYTVRALAEVCGRPAEDLAHQTTGNAIRAYGLRKS, from the coding sequence ATGGTGTGGGGCGTGAGTCGCTCGAACCGTCCGGCACCGCCGCCTCCTGAGCCGTTGGCGCCGCTGATCGATGCGCACGCCCACCTCGACGCCTGCGGCGCCCGCGACGCCGACGGCGTGCGGGCGGCGCTGGACCGGGCCGGCGCGGTGGGCGTGCACGCCGTGGTGACCATCGCCGACGATCTGGCGGCGGCGCGCTGGGCCACACAGGCCGCCGAATGGGACGACCGGGTGTACGCGGCGGTGGCGCTGCACCCCACCCGTGCCGAATCGCTGACCGACGACGCCCGCATCGAACTCGAGCGCCTGGCCGCCCATCCGCGGGTGGTCGCGGTGGGGGAGACCGGGATGGACCTGTACTGGCCGGGCCGGCTCGAGGGCTGCGCCGAACCGGACGCGCAGCGCGAGGCGTTCGCCTGGCACATCGATGTGGCCAAGCGGACCGGCAAGCCGCTGATGATCCACAACCGCGACGCCGACGCGGCCGTCCTCGACGTCCTCGCCGCCGAGGGGGCGCCAGAGACCGTGATCTTCCACTGCTTCTCCTCGGACGCGCAGATGGCCCGCACGTGCATCGACGCGGGCTGGCTGCTGAGCCTGTCGGGAACGGTCAGCTTCCGTAACGCCCACGCGCTGCGGGAGGCGGCGCAGCTGATCCCCGGCGACCAGCTCCTGGTCGAGACCGACGCCCCGTTCCTCACCCCGCATCCGTACCGCGGCGCCCCCAACGAGCCGTACTGCCTGCCCTACACGGTGCGCGCGCTGGCCGAGGTCTGCGGCCGGCCGGCTGAGGACTTGGCCCACCAAACCACCGGCAACGCAATCCGCGCATACGGGCTGCGGAAGAGTTGA
- a CDS encoding RNA polymerase sigma-70 factor, whose protein sequence is MNDHAERFTLLRPLLFTIAYEILGSATESDDVLQESYLRWAEVDLAGVQDTKAYLAQLVTRQALNALRAQSRRREDYIGPWLPEPLLVESNDASADVVLAESVSMAMLVVLETLSPDERAVFVLREVFGFSHDEIASAVGRSVASVRQMAHRAREHVQSRRKRFDPVDPQTSMEITARFFAAASTGDVEGLMEMLAPDVVWTADSAGKRSAARRPVTGAERVSKLVLGLLRVAGEGGRVEPAVYNNAPALKLYLGDSFEGIVTVEVVDGKISHFYAMRNPDKLAGVDIPREISR, encoded by the coding sequence GTGAACGACCACGCCGAGCGGTTCACGCTGCTGCGTCCGCTGCTGTTCACGATCGCCTACGAGATTCTCGGCAGCGCAACCGAATCCGACGATGTACTGCAGGAGAGTTACCTGCGCTGGGCCGAGGTGGACCTGGCAGGAGTGCAGGACACCAAGGCCTACCTCGCCCAGCTCGTCACCCGTCAGGCTCTCAACGCGCTGCGGGCGCAGTCCCGCCGGCGGGAGGACTACATCGGACCCTGGCTGCCCGAACCGCTGCTGGTCGAGAGCAACGACGCCTCGGCGGACGTGGTGCTTGCAGAATCGGTGTCCATGGCGATGCTCGTGGTCCTCGAGACACTCTCGCCCGACGAGCGCGCCGTCTTCGTCCTACGGGAGGTGTTCGGGTTCAGCCACGACGAGATCGCTTCTGCCGTCGGCAGATCCGTGGCCTCGGTGCGCCAGATGGCCCACCGTGCCCGCGAGCACGTCCAGTCGCGGCGCAAACGGTTCGACCCGGTGGACCCCCAGACCTCGATGGAGATCACCGCACGATTCTTCGCCGCGGCGTCGACCGGCGACGTGGAGGGCCTGATGGAGATGCTGGCCCCCGACGTGGTGTGGACCGCCGACAGTGCGGGCAAGCGCAGCGCGGCGCGCCGTCCGGTCACCGGTGCCGAACGGGTCAGCAAGCTGGTCCTGGGCCTGCTGCGGGTCGCAGGCGAAGGCGGACGCGTCGAACCGGCCGTGTACAACAACGCCCCCGCGCTGAAGCTCTACCTCGGTGACAGTTTCGAGGGCATCGTCACCGTCGAGGTCGTCGACGGCAAGATCAGCCACTTCTATGCGATGCGCAACCCCGACAAGCTCGCCGGCGTCGACATCCCCCGGGAGATCAGCCGCTGA
- a CDS encoding aminodeoxychorismate synthase component I, with amino-acid sequence MRIERLGDLGDAPAVLAAVGRAGAALGLAPPAALLGDWFGSSAVIAPSVTIAPVGATEVFDVAAASGTAAGNAVGGGWFGYLSYPDAGADGTGPRIPEAAGGWSDCVLRRDADGCWWYESLSGATPAAWVVDSVRAPVAPSAYEMDWTQADRDVHHRGVTDCLAAITAGEVYQACVCTQFTGRLRGAPLDFFVDTAMRTTPARAAYLAGDWGAVASLSPELFLRRRGTTVTSSPIKGTLPSWADPSGLRTSVKDVAENIMIVDLVRNDLGRIADIGTVTVPELLAVRPAPGVWHLVSTVTAEVGTGLPMSDVLAATFPPASVTGTPKVRARSLLRTWEPRRRGIYCGSVGFASPVAGCELNVAIRTVEFGADGSAVLGVGGGITADSDPDREWDECLHKAAPIVGARSPVPRGDRTVVINPV; translated from the coding sequence GTGCGCATCGAGCGGCTCGGCGACCTGGGCGATGCGCCCGCGGTGCTGGCCGCCGTCGGCCGGGCCGGCGCCGCGCTCGGGCTGGCGCCGCCCGCGGCACTGCTCGGCGACTGGTTCGGATCGAGCGCCGTGATCGCTCCGTCGGTGACGATCGCGCCCGTCGGTGCGACGGAGGTGTTCGACGTGGCGGCCGCCTCGGGAACCGCCGCCGGGAACGCCGTCGGCGGAGGATGGTTCGGCTACCTGTCGTACCCCGACGCCGGCGCCGACGGCACGGGGCCTCGCATCCCCGAGGCGGCGGGCGGATGGTCGGACTGTGTACTGCGCCGTGACGCCGACGGGTGCTGGTGGTACGAAAGCCTTAGCGGCGCAACGCCTGCCGCGTGGGTCGTCGACTCGGTGCGCGCGCCGGTGGCGCCGTCGGCGTACGAGATGGACTGGACGCAAGCGGATCGCGACGTCCACCACCGGGGCGTGACGGACTGCCTCGCCGCGATAACCGCCGGCGAGGTGTACCAGGCGTGTGTGTGCACACAGTTCACCGGCCGCCTGCGCGGCGCACCGCTGGACTTCTTCGTCGACACCGCGATGCGCACCACCCCCGCCCGCGCCGCCTACCTGGCCGGCGACTGGGGTGCGGTGGCGTCGCTGTCGCCGGAGTTGTTCCTGCGCCGGCGCGGCACCACGGTGACGTCGAGCCCGATCAAGGGCACGCTGCCGTCGTGGGCGGATCCGTCCGGACTGCGGACGTCGGTCAAGGACGTCGCCGAGAACATCATGATCGTCGACCTGGTGCGCAACGACCTCGGCCGCATCGCGGACATCGGAACGGTGACGGTGCCCGAACTGCTGGCCGTGCGCCCGGCGCCCGGGGTGTGGCACCTGGTGTCGACGGTCACCGCCGAGGTCGGCACCGGCCTGCCGATGAGCGACGTGCTCGCCGCGACGTTCCCGCCCGCGTCGGTCACCGGCACACCCAAGGTCAGGGCGCGCAGCCTGCTGCGGACATGGGAGCCGCGGCGGCGCGGAATCTACTGCGGCTCAGTAGGTTTCGCGTCTCCGGTGGCGGGCTGTGAACTTAACGTCGCGATCAGGACTGTGGAGTTCGGCGCCGACGGGTCCGCGGTGCTCGGTGTCGGCGGCGGCATCACCGCCGACTCCGATCCGGACCGCGAATGGGACGAATGCCTGCACAAAGCGGCGCCCATCGTCGGCGCACGCTCGCCGGTTCCGCGCGGCGACCGAACTGTGGTAATCAACCCGGTATGA
- the gdhA gene encoding NADP-specific glutamate dehydrogenase → MNGLHESLQDIFEEVAQRNPGETEFHQAVFEVLQSLGPVVAKHPEYADAAVIRRLCEPERQILFRVPWVDDSSAIQMHRGFRVEFNSALGPFKGGLRFHPSVYLGIVKFLGFEQIFKNSLTGMPIGGGKGGSDFDPKGRSDGEIMRFCQSFMTELYRHIGEYTDVPAGDIGVGMREIGYLFGQYKRITNRYESGVLTGKGMTWGGSLVRTEATGYGTVYFIADILKARGDSFEGKRVVVSGSGNVAIYAIDKIRQLGGTVIACSDSDGYVVDEDGIDLKILKDVKEVRRARISEYAELRGGNAHFARGNVWDTDCDIAVPSATQNEINGADAARLVKGGCRIVAEGANMPCTPEAVKLFAEAGTVFAPGKAVNAGGVATSALEMQQNASRESWTFAETEEKLAGIMGRIHDRCVQTAEEYGQPGNYVAGANIAGFTRVADAMLALGLI, encoded by the coding sequence ATGAACGGACTGCACGAGAGCCTGCAGGACATCTTCGAGGAGGTGGCCCAGCGCAACCCCGGCGAGACCGAGTTCCACCAGGCTGTCTTTGAGGTGCTCCAGAGCCTCGGCCCGGTGGTGGCCAAACACCCCGAGTACGCCGACGCCGCGGTGATCCGCCGGTTGTGCGAGCCGGAGCGCCAGATTCTCTTCCGGGTGCCGTGGGTCGACGACAGCAGCGCGATCCAGATGCACCGCGGATTCCGCGTCGAGTTCAACTCGGCACTGGGCCCGTTCAAGGGCGGTCTGCGGTTCCACCCGTCGGTGTATCTCGGCATCGTCAAGTTCCTCGGCTTCGAGCAGATCTTCAAGAACTCGCTGACCGGTATGCCGATCGGCGGCGGTAAGGGCGGTTCGGACTTCGATCCCAAGGGCCGCTCCGACGGCGAGATCATGCGGTTCTGCCAGTCGTTCATGACCGAGCTGTACCGCCACATCGGCGAATACACCGACGTGCCCGCCGGTGACATCGGCGTGGGGATGCGCGAGATCGGCTACCTCTTCGGCCAGTACAAGCGCATCACCAACCGCTACGAATCCGGCGTGCTGACCGGCAAGGGCATGACATGGGGCGGCTCGCTGGTGCGCACCGAGGCCACCGGTTACGGCACGGTGTACTTCATCGCCGACATCCTCAAGGCGCGCGGGGACTCGTTCGAGGGCAAGCGCGTCGTGGTGTCCGGTTCGGGCAACGTGGCCATCTACGCGATCGACAAGATCCGGCAGCTCGGCGGCACGGTCATCGCGTGTTCGGATTCCGACGGTTACGTGGTGGACGAGGACGGCATCGACCTGAAGATCCTCAAAGACGTGAAAGAGGTTCGGCGCGCCCGCATCTCGGAGTACGCAGAGCTCCGCGGCGGCAACGCGCACTTCGCCCGCGGCAATGTGTGGGACACCGACTGCGACATCGCAGTGCCCAGCGCCACGCAGAACGAGATCAACGGGGCCGACGCCGCGCGTCTGGTCAAGGGCGGCTGCCGGATCGTCGCCGAGGGCGCGAACATGCCGTGCACACCGGAGGCGGTGAAACTCTTCGCCGAGGCCGGCACCGTCTTCGCCCCCGGTAAGGCCGTCAACGCCGGCGGTGTCGCGACCAGCGCGCTGGAGATGCAGCAGAACGCCTCCCGCGAATCGTGGACCTTCGCCGAGACCGAGGAGAAGCTGGCCGGGATCATGGGCCGCATCCACGACCGCTGCGTGCAGACCGCGGAGGAATACGGTCAGCCCGGCAACTACGTGGCCGGCGCGAACATCGCCGGTTTCACCCGCGTGGCCGACGCGATGCTGGCGCTCGGCCTCATCTGA
- a CDS encoding resuscitation-promoting factor: protein MNALNRLHEAHSPLLRFVVGALLLTLAFAGGYAVVAHKTVTLSVDGTQTTVSTMKSRVIDVVRENGFEVDERDDLFPAGDALVRPSDTIVLRRSRPLDISLDGQHNRQVWTTASTVDEALAQLQMTDSAPAAASRGSRVPLGGMSLPVVTPKTVQIDDAGAIRTVRVAAPNVAGLLEAAGAPLQQRDTVVPAASAPVVDGMQIQITRIRIEKSTERLPLQPANTRIEDVNLNMSRQIVEDPGNPGVQDVTFAISKVNGVETGRLPVANVIVSPARNAVLRVGAKPGTEVPPVRAGASWDALAQCEAGGNWTINTGNGYFGGVQFDQNTWERNGGLRYAQRADLATREEQIAIAEVTRARQGWGAWPVCSGRVGAS from the coding sequence TTGAATGCTCTGAACAGGCTGCACGAGGCGCACTCGCCCCTGCTGCGCTTCGTGGTGGGCGCACTGCTGCTGACCCTGGCCTTCGCCGGTGGTTACGCCGTCGTCGCCCACAAGACCGTGACCCTGTCGGTGGACGGCACGCAGACCACGGTGTCCACGATGAAGTCGCGGGTCATCGACGTCGTCCGGGAGAACGGCTTCGAGGTGGACGAGCGGGACGACCTCTTCCCCGCCGGCGACGCCCTGGTGCGTCCGTCCGACACGATCGTGCTGCGGCGCAGCCGGCCGCTGGACATCTCGCTCGACGGTCAGCACAACCGGCAGGTGTGGACCACGGCGTCGACGGTCGACGAGGCGCTCGCGCAGCTTCAGATGACCGACAGCGCCCCGGCTGCGGCGTCCCGCGGGAGTCGGGTGCCGCTCGGCGGTATGTCGCTTCCTGTCGTCACCCCGAAAACCGTCCAGATCGACGACGCGGGCGCGATCCGCACGGTCCGCGTTGCCGCGCCGAACGTGGCCGGCCTGCTCGAGGCCGCCGGCGCACCGCTGCAGCAGCGGGACACGGTCGTACCGGCCGCCTCGGCGCCGGTTGTCGACGGGATGCAGATCCAGATAACTCGCATCCGGATCGAGAAGTCGACCGAGCGGCTGCCGCTGCAACCGGCCAACACGCGCATCGAGGACGTCAACCTCAACATGAGCCGGCAGATCGTCGAAGATCCCGGGAATCCGGGCGTTCAGGACGTAACATTTGCTATTTCAAAGGTTAACGGTGTGGAAACCGGCAGGTTGCCAGTAGCCAATGTCATCGTTTCACCTGCAAGGAACGCCGTCTTGCGGGTCGGTGCTAAACCCGGCACAGAGGTGCCTCCGGTGCGCGCCGGAGCATCCTGGGATGCCCTCGCCCAGTGCGAAGCCGGAGGTAATTGGACCATCAATACCGGTAACGGATATTTCGGCGGGGTCCAATTTGATCAAAACACCTGGGAGCGCAACGGTGGCCTGAGGTATGCTCAACGGGCGGATCTGGCAACAAGAGAAGAACAGATCGCGATTGCTGAGGTCACTCGGGCAAGGCAAGGCTGGGGAGCCTGGCCCGTGTGCAGTGGAAGAGTGGGGGCGTCGTGA